A genomic window from Salvia miltiorrhiza cultivar Shanhuang (shh) chromosome 5, IMPLAD_Smil_shh, whole genome shotgun sequence includes:
- the LOC130985658 gene encoding alpha-farnesene synthase-like, which translates to MNIGSAAATLPRRTANYKPNIWNYDHLHSLTTKYHEELEEHLREAETLKDQVCSEFGVLKDPLQKLELIDWIDKLALSHYFEEEISKSVKEMAYAHSTSLSMDAHLYSAALYFRILRQHGYHVSQDGILELLDGEEKLVAQWDDEKARAEIFEASHLGVEGECTFDQKLNDDVGKNKYSCHRNVRWFNVRRYMHEINNKSVIHRLAGLSFNTIQVQHQNDLKDILRWWRNLGLLEVLTFSRDRVVESFLWAVGVAYEPQHGSLRKWLTKAILLVLIIDDVYDIYGSMDELEQFTTAVERWDPSEIEQLPEAIKRCFWMLYDTANDIDREIQKEKGWTSVLPHLKKVWIGFCKALLVEAKWYWMGESPSLVKYLENGWISSSGPVLSLHVLLGVGRGMDEAVAAFDTNQDIIHHASLIIRLCNDQGTSKAEVERGDSPSSILCHMREANVREEEARAHIGKLISDSWMRMNGALMRCPRPQQSMMRYIVNTARVANFIYQNGDGFGVQDRDTKNQVLSCLIKPLHLSQ; encoded by the exons ATGAATATAGGATCTGCAGCTGCGACTCTTCCCAGGCGGACAGCCAATTACAAGCCCAACATATGGAATTACGACCACTTACATTCGCTTACTACTAAATACCAT GAAGAGTTGGAGGAGCACTTACGTGAAGCTGAGACACTGAAAGACCAAGTTTGCAGCGAGTTTGGTGTGTTGAAAGATCCATTGCAGAAGCTGGAGCTCATAGATTGGATTGATAAACTGGCTCTTTCCCATTACTTTGAGGAAGAAATCAGCAAGTCTGTAAAGGAGATGGCGTACGCGCATAGTACTAGTTTGAGCATGGATGCTCATCTATACTCTGCTGCATTGTATTTCAGGATTCTAAGGCAGCATGGCTATCATGTTTCACAAG ATGGAATTCTTGAGCTATTAGATGGAGAGGAGAAGCTAGTTGCGCAATGGGACGATGAGAAAGCCAGGGCTGAAATATTTGAAGCATCCCATCTGGGCGTGGAGGGTGAATGTACGTTTGATCAGAAATTAAACGACGACGTTGGGAAAAACAAGTATTCGTGTCATCGAAATGTGAGGTGGTTTAACGTAAGAAGGTACATGCATGAAATTAATAACAAGTCGGTGATTCATCGCTTGGCAGGACTCAGCTTTAACACCATTCAAGTTCAGCACCAGAATGATCTCAAGGACATTTTAAG ATGGTGGAGGAATCTGGGGTTGTTAGAAGTTCTAACCTTCTCAAGGGATCGAGTGGTTGAAAGTTTTTTGTGGGCGGTGGGCGTTGCTTACGAACCTCAGCATGGAAGCCTCAGAAAATGGCTCACAAAAGCCATCTTGTTGGTATTAATAATTGATGATGTCTATGACATTTATGGCTCCATGGATGAACTAGAGCAATTCACTACTGCAGTTGAAAG GTGGGACCCGAGTGAAATTGAACAGCTTCCTGAAGCAATAAAGAGATGCTTTTGGATGCTGTATGATACTGCAAATGACATCGATCGTGAAATCCAAAAAGAAAAGGGCTGGACCTCAGTTTTACCTCATTTGAAGAAAGTG TGGATAGGATTTTGCAAGGCATTGCTTGTGGAAGCAAAGTGGTACTGGATGGGCGAATCTCCATCTCTTGTGAAATATCTGGAGAACGGGTGGATATCATCGTCCGGCCCTGTGCTCTCTCTTCATGTACTGCTCGGCGTCGGCCGCGGCATGGATGAAGCCGTGGCGGCTTTCGATACCAACCAAGATATCATCCACCACGCCTCCCTCATTATTCGCCTTTGCAATGATCAAGGAACTTCTAAA GCGGAAGTGGAGCGAGGCGATTCACCGTCTTCAATCTTATGCCACATGAGAGAGGCAAATGTGAGAGAGGAAGAAGCTCGCGCCCATATTGGAAAGCTCATATCGGATTCATGGATGAGAATGAATGGGGCGTTGATGAGGTGTCCTCGTCCCCAGCAGAGCATGATGAGATATATAGTCAACACTGCAAGGGTTGCTAA